A region of the Pseudarthrobacter sp. MM222 genome:
ACCAAGCTGGCACTCAACCCGCCGCTCGGCACCGACGTCGTGGTCCCCATCGACGTCACGGCGAGCAACGTGACCGTGGTCATCCCGCAGACCGTGCCCGTGCAGATCCAGGCGGATATGACCATGGGAAACCTGAACGAGGGCGGCCGCAGCCACGGCGGCATGACAACCCAGCAAAACGACTACAACACGGGACAGCCCGGCGCTCGGCTGATCCTCAGGATCTCCGGCACCGTCAGCAACGTGACGATCCAGGAAGGAAACTGACATGAGCAGCTACAACGCACCGACGGACGGCTCCGCGGGCGACGGGCCGACCACTCCCCTCAACCCCGGCAACGCCGAACAGCCAGAGAGTTCCCCCGCACGCGTGGGGACGATCGTCTGGGGCCTGATCGTGCTGGCCCTCGCCGCGCTCATCATCGTCGCCCGGCTGGGCCTGGTGGCCCTGGACGGAACCTATGTCCTGATCGGGCTAATGCTCGGCGCCGGCGCAGCATTGGTGATCGGCGGGCTGCTCTCAGCCCGCGGACGTGACAAAGATTCATCAACAGGGAAGTCTTGAACCATGGATAAGTTCTTCAGTACCGTCCGGGGCCTCGGCCTGAAACGTGGTCCGCAGCGCTGGCTGGGCGGGGTGTGTGGCGGAATCGCCGCCAAGCTGAACGTCGATGTCGCATTCGTGCGGATCGCGTTCCTGCTCCTGGCCCTGCTCCCGGGGCCGGCCTTCGTCTTCTACCTCGCGGCGTGGCTGATCGTGCCGGACCAGCGCAACGCCATCGTCCTGCAG
Encoded here:
- a CDS encoding PspC domain-containing protein, with the protein product MDKFFSTVRGLGLKRGPQRWLGGVCGGIAAKLNVDVAFVRIAFLLLALLPGPAFVFYLAAWLIVPDQRNAIVLQSFLENRSRRL